The Terriglobales bacterium nucleotide sequence AAAGAGTGGAGACGGGAACAAGTGACCTGCCGCGACTTCCTTAAAGAGCTAACCGATTACTTGGATGACGCCCTGGATCAGAACACAAGGGCAGAGCTAGAAGATCACCTGCAGTGGTGCCAC carries:
- a CDS encoding zf-HC2 domain-containing protein, which produces MTCRDFLKELTDYLDDALDQNTRAELEDHLQWCH